In the genome of Corythoichthys intestinalis isolate RoL2023-P3 chromosome 19, ASM3026506v1, whole genome shotgun sequence, one region contains:
- the vgll2a gene encoding transcription cofactor vestigial-like protein 2a, with product MSCLDVMYQVLGAQPYFTSYTPYHHHHHHHHQQLASDAKTMQESGRPPAIKEEEEEDKEPPPGAQYLSARCVLFTYFHGDIGAVVDQHFSRALSLQASSVKTPKDGWFPMSQRNFPPSFWNGSYASGVPSSLAGALSAPHSELAPFAAGEPYGPPSLHGHPDAWHPYSLGAQGSAYARHEVYGAAFDPRYGSLLVPSVRPHHRPATGGSPCDPGGKGESAVAWSGTFSGEIGVNADSGMPTQDKSKDLYWF from the exons ATGAGCTGCTTGGATGTCATGTACCAGGTGCTGGGAGCGCAACCGTACTTCACCTCCTACACCCcctaccaccaccaccaccaccaccaccaccagcag CTGGCCTCCGACGCCAAAACAATGCAAGAGAGCGGGCGCCCCCCCGCCatcaaggaggaggaggaagaggacaaGGAGCCGCCCCCAGGGGCCCAGTACCTGAGCGCCCGCTGCGTCCTCTTCACTTACTTCCACGGGGACATCGGCGCCGTCGTGGACCAGCACTTCAGTCGCGCCCTCAGCCTGCAGGCCTCCTCCGTCAAGACCCCCAAAG ACGGTTGGTTCCCGATGAGCCAACGAAATTTCCCGCCGTCGTTCTGGAACGGTTCCTACGCGTCCGGCGTGCCGTCGTCGCTGGCCGGCGCGCTGTCGGCGCCCCACTCGGAACTGGCCCCCTTCGCCGCGGGGGAACCGTACGGGCCGCCGTCCTTGCACGGCCACCCCGACGCCTGGCACCCTTACTCGCTAGGCGCGCAGGGCTCGGCGTACGCGCGGCACGAGGTGTACGGCGCGGCGTTCGATCCCCGCTACGGCTCCCTGCTGGTGCCGTCCGTGCGGCCCCACCACCGGCCGGCGACGGGCGGCTCGCCCTGCGACCCGGGCGGCAAAGGGGAGTCGGCCGTCGCCTGGAGCGGGACTTTCTCCGGGGAAATCGGAGTCAACGCGGACTCGG